CACCGCCCCGCGCATGCTCCCCAGCCCGGTCGCCATCGCCGCCGAGTTCGTGCTGCGCTGGCCGATCATCGCCGAGGACATGGCCGTCACCGCGACGAACGCGCTCGTCGGCCTCGTCGCGGGCTCGATCCTCGCGATCCTCTTCGCGGCGCTCGCGGCGGCCGCACGCCCGATCGACGGCATGCTCGCGCCGCTCATCTCGGCGCTCGCCGTCATCCCGATCGTCGCGATCACGCCGATCCTCAACACGATGTTCGGCGCGTCGAGCCAGTTCGGACGGCAGGCGGTCGCGACGATCGCCGCGTTCATCCCGGTGTTCGTCAACGTGCTGCGCGGCCTGCGTCAGACCCGGCCCGTGCATCGGGACCTGATGCGGGCATCCGGCGCCTCGAGCTCGCAGACGTTCCGCATCCTCACTCTCCCGACCGCCCTCCCGTACCTCATGACGGGCCTGCGCATCGCGAGCTCGCTCGCCGTGATCGCGGCGCTCGTGGCCGAGTACTTCGGCGGCCCCGCCGACGGCATCGGCACCGCGATCGCGACCTACGCCAAGTCGGGCCGCGCCGCGCTCGCGTGGGCGTACGTCGTCGGAGGCATCCTCATCGGCCTCGTGTTCTTCCTCGTCACCTCGCTCCTGGAGCGGCTGGCGACACGGCGCTCGCGCCCCTGACCCCTCGACCCACCGGCTCCACCCCGAGAGAACAAGCACCACACGAAAGGATCAGCATGAGGCACAGCACCAGACGCGGCATCGCCGCGGCATCCGTCTTCACGATCGCAGCGCTCGCGCTCGCCGGCTGCGCGGGGTCGTCGGACCCCGACTCCAGCGACGGCGGAGGCGGCGAGGACTTCGAACCGCTGACCTCGGTGAAGCTGCAGCTGCAGTGGCTGCCGCAGGCGCAGTTCGCGGGCTACTACGTCGCCCAGGAACAGGGCTACTTCGAGGAGGAGGGCTTCGACGACGTCGAGATCGTCCCGTCCGGCGGCGACATCGTGCCGCAGGACGCCCTCGTCGCGGGAGATGTGGACTTCGCGATCGCGTGGGTCCCGAAGGTCCTCGGCACCCTCGAGGCCACCGGCGTCGAGCTCACCGACATCGCGCAGGTCTTCCAGGAGTCGGGCACGATGCAGGTGGCCTGGAAGGGTGACGGCATCGAGTCGGTCGCCGACTTCGAAGGCAAGCGCATCGGCTCGTGGGGCTTCGGCAACGAGTGGGAGATCTTCGCGGCGATGGCCGCGGACGACCTCGACGCGAGCACGGTGTCGATCACGACGCAGGACTTCTCGATGAACGCGCTCCTCGACCGCGACGTCGACGCCGCCCAGGCGATGACGTACAACGAGTGGGCGCAGATCCTCGAGGTCGTCAACCCCGACACCGGCGAGCTGTACCAGCCCGACGACTTCGACGTCGTCTCGTACCAGGACACCGAGGGGGCCATGCTGCAGGACGCCATCTGGGCCGACACGCAGCGCCTCGCCGATGACCCGGCCTACGCCGACGCCGCGGTGCGGTTCCTCAAGGCCGTGACGAAGGGCTGGATCTTCGCGCGCGACAATCCCGAGGAGGCGGCCGAGATCGTCTACGACATCGCCTCGAACGCCGAGGCGGCCTTCCCGGTCGGTCCCGTGCACCAGCTGTGGCAGATGAACGAGGTCAACAAGCTGATCTGGACCGGCGCCGACTTCGGTCTCGTCGACCAGTCGGCATGGGACAAGACCGTCGCGGGCGCGCTCTCGGCCGTCAACCAGGACGGTCTCGAGCTCATCACGACCGAGCCCGCGGCATCCGCGTTCTCGAACGAGTACATCGAGCAGGCGCTCGCCGAACTCGAGGAGGAGGGAGTCGAGGTCGGCGGCGAGTACACGCCGATCGACGTCGTCCTGACCGAGGGCGGCCAGTAACCGGCCATCCCGTCCGGCCGCACCCTCGTCCCGGGGGTGCGGCCGGACATTCCGTCTTACGGGGCACCTTCCTCACCGCGATCGTCGGTTGATTCCGCCGCGCCGATCGCGGATCGTAGCGAGGGGGAGAACGCCACAGGAAGGACCGCCATGCCGGAAGACCTCGACGCCGAGGCGAAGTCGCTCGATCGGGCCCACGTCTTCCACTCGTGGTCGGCGCAGGCAGGTCTCGATCTGCCCGTGATCGCGGGTGGATCCGGCACCGTCGTGTGGGACCACGCGGGCAATCGGATGCTGGACTTCGCCAGTCAGCTCGTGAACGTCAACATCGGGCACCAGCATCCGGCCGTCGTCGCCGCGATCCAGGCCCAGGCGGCCGAGCTCGCCACCATCGGCCCGGCCACCGCGAACCTCGCGCGCGGACGCGCGGCGCAGCGCATCCTCGACAAGGCGCCCGACGGCTTCGCGAAGGTCTTCTTCACCAACGGCGGCGCCGACGCGAACGAGAACGCCATCCGCATGGCCCGCCTCCACGCTGCTGCTCGGGGCGAAGCGGGCCGTGAGACGGTGCTCTCGACCTACCGCTCGTACCACGGCAACACCGGTGCGGCCATCGTCGCGACGGGCGACTGGCGCCGCATGCCGAACCAGTACGCCCGCGGACACGCGCACTTCTTCGGTCCTTACCTGTACCGCAGCGAGTTCTGGGCGACCACTCCCGAGGAGGAGTCGGCTCGGGCGCTGCACCACCTCGAACGCGTGATCCAGTCCGAGGGCCCCGCGACGATCGCGGCGATCCTGCTGGAGTCGGTTCCCGGCACCGCCGGCATCCTGCTGCCGCCGCCGGGCTACCTCGCCGGCGTGCGCGCGCTGTGCGACCGCTACGGCATCGTGCTCATCCTCGACGAGGTCATGGCCGGGTTCGGCCGCACCGGCCGCTGGTTCGCCTTCGAGGGCTACGACGTCGTCCCCGACCTGATCACGTTCGCCAAGGGGGTCAACTCCGGCTACGTGCCCGTGGGCGGCGTGATCATCTCGGACGCCATCTCGGCGACGTTCGACGACCGCGTCTTCCCCGGCGGACTCACGTACTCCGGGCACCCGCTGGCCGCGGCATCCATCATCGCGTCGATCGATGCGATGGAGGACGAGGGCATCGTCGAGAACGCCCGCCGCGTCGGCGCCGATGTGATCGGACCCTCGCTGGCCGACCTCGCCGAGAAGCACCGCCTCATCGGCGAGGTGCGGGGCGAGGGCGTCTTCTGGGCAATCGAGCTCGTCAGCGACCGGGCGACCCGCGAGCCGGTGGGCGCCGACGTCATCGGCCGGCTCAAGAAGGAGATGTCGGCGCGCGGACTCATGCCGTTCGCCGCCGACAACCGCATCCACGTGGTGCCGCCGTGCGTGGTCACCGACGACGAAGTGGCACAGGCCATGTCGATTTACGATGAAGCTCTGACGAGCGTCGAAGAGGACCTCTCTTGACGCGTGCGCGTCCTCTCACGAGGAGGGCTTCCCATTGGAGGGCAGGAACACCATGACCGACACGACGACCCTGGAGCGGACCGACCAGTCCGCGACGACCATCCTCGAGCACTGGGTGGGCGGTGGCGACTGGGCGGGCACGTCCGAGCGCACCGGCTCCGTCTTCAACCCGGCGCTGGGCACCGTGCAGAAGAGCGTGCGGTTCGCCTCGACCGCTGACGTGGGCGCCGCCGTCGACGTCGCGTCCGATGCCTGGGCCGCGTGGCGCGACGCGTCGATCGCCAAGCGCCAGACCGTGCTCTTCGCGTTCCGCGAGCTGCTCAACGCCCGCAAGGGCGAGCTCGCCGAGATCCTCACCCGCGAGCACGGCAAGGTCCTCTCCGACGCGCTCGGCGAGATCGCCCGCGGCATGGAGGTCGTCGAGTTCGCGTGCGGCCTCGGCCACCTCACCAAGGGCGCGTACTCCGAGAACGTGTCGACCGGCATCGACGTGTACACGCTGCGCCAGCCGCTCGGCGTCGTCGGCATCATCAGCCCCTTCAACTTCCCGGCCATGGTGCCGCTGTGGTTCTTCTCCGTCGCGCTCGCGGCCGGCAACGCCGTGATCCTCAAGCCCAGCGAGAAGGACCCCACCGCCGCGAACTGGATGGCCGCGCTCCTCAAGGAGGCCGGACTCCCCGACGGCGTGCTCAACGTCGTCCACGGCGACAAGGAGGCCGTCGACGCGCTCCTCGAGCACCCCGACGTGCGGGCGATCTCGTTCGTCGGCTCGACGCCGATCGCGAAGTACGTCTACGAGACCGCGACCTCGCACGGCAAGCGCGTGCAGGCCCTCGGCGGCGCGAAGAACCACATGCTGATCCTCCCCGACGCCGACCTCGACCTCGCGGCCGACGCCGCCGTCAACGCCGGCTTCGGCTCGGCCGGCGAACGCTGCATGGCGATCTCGGTGGTCCTCGCCGTCGACACCATCGCGGACGCCTTCGTGCAGAAGGTGTCCGAGCGCATGGCGACGCTGCGCACCGGAGACGGCATGCGCGGCTGCGACATGGGACCGCTCATCACCGGGCAGCACCGCGACAAGGTCACCTCGTACCTCGACATCGCCGACGCCGACGGCGCCTCGGTCGTGGTCGACGGCCGCGATGTCGAGATCGACGGCGACCCGAACGGCTTCTGGCTCGGACCCACGCTGATCGACAACGTGCCCACGACCTCGGCCGTGTACAAGGACGAGATCTTCGGCCCGGTGCTGTCGGTCGTGCGGGTGGAGGGCTACGAGGACGGCCTCGGCATCATCAACTCGAGCCTCTACGGCAACGGCACCGCCATCTTCACGAACGACGGCGGCGCTGCCCGGCGCTTCCAGCGCGAGGCGCAGGTCGGCATGATCGGCATCAACGTTCCGATCCCCGTGCCGGTCGCGTACCACTCGTTCGGCGGCTGGAAGGCCTCGCTGTTCGGCGACGCGAAGGCCTACGGCCCCCACGGCTTCGACTTCTTCACGGCCGAGAAGGCTGTCACCTCGCGGTGGCTCGACCCCTCGCACGGCGGTCTGAACCTGGGCTTCCCGCAGCACGACTGAGCCGTTCGAACCCCCGGATGCCGCGACCCGCGTGGGTCGCGGCATCCGTCGTCTCCGGGCCTCGGGGCGCTCCCGAGCCGACTCGCCAGAACACGCCGGTCCCGCGATCGCGCACCGGCGTGTCTTGGCGAGTCAGGGCTGGGTGGCCGGGGCGAACACGCGCAGCGCGTCGGGGACGATGCGACAGCGCAGGCGGAAGTCCCCGGCGGCGCGCTCCCCGAGCTCCCCGTCGTGGACGAAGATCGACGGATGCCCCGGCGCCGGCGTGATCCGCAGGTCGAGGTCGCGCGCGACCAGGCGCTCGACGTCGGCGTCGCGCGGGAACAGGCGCACCGCGCGCAGCACGGCTGCGGTCCGCTTGCCGAACGAGAGCGCCGCGAGCGCGCGGACGCGCGACCCGCGCGCGTGATGGATGCGGACGTCCAGCACCGCGGCATCCGCTTCCTGGCGCTGCATCGTCGCGACACGGTCCGGATCGTTGCGTCCGACGCTCACGAACACCGACCACACACGGGCCCTGCGTCCGCCGAGCACGATCGTGAGCGGCTCGGTGCTGCGCAGGGCGGTCCAGGTCGCGACGACTCCGCCCAGCCACTTGCCGAGGCTGCGGCGGCGCTCGCGCTCGTCGATGAGCTCGGGGTATGCGCCGACCGACACCACGTTGAGCACGGTGATCGGCTCGTCGTCGTCGGCGATCGCCTCGACCACGCCGACCGGCACGGTCGATCCCGCCTCGAGCGCATCGATCGCGAGGTCGACGTCGTCGATCCCGAGCGCGCGGACGAAGTGGTTGAACGTGCCGCCGGGCATCGCGAACAGCGGCCGGTCGTAGTGCCGGGCGAGGCCTGCCATACGCGAGACCGAGCCGTCGCCGCCGTAGATCCCGAGCACGGCGGGCGCGGCATCCGATTCCATCGCCGCGGCCACCACGTCGGCGAGGTCTTCACCCTCGGCGAGCTCGCGCACCGCCGCCTCCGGCAGCCGCTCGGCGAACGTGGCGGCCGGGTCCGAGCGGATCACGGAGGTGCCGGACGCCGCGTTGCGCACGATCAGCACGCCCCGTCCGTGCGGATGATCGGATGTCATGCGCCGAGACTACGCCGGAAGGATCGGCCGGCTCTCGTAGAACGTCTGCAGCACGACGGTGGTGCGGGTGTTGACCGATGCGGCGAGGCGGATGTCGCGGATCAGCGTCTCGAGATGCCGCGGCGATGCCACCCGCACGAACAGGATGTAGCTCGCGTCGCCGGCGATGGAGTGGCACGCCTCGATCTCATCGAGGTGCTCGAGCAGCTCGGGGGCATTGTCGGGCTGCGCCGGGTCGAGAGGCGTGATCTCGATGAAGGCGGACAGCGGCTTGCCGACCGCCTCGGCGTCGAGAACGGCGCGATACCCCGAGATGACCCCGCTGCTCTCGAGCCGCTTGAGCCGCGCCTGCACGGCGGACGGCGACAGACCGACCCGCTCGGACAGCTGCGCCAATGTCGCGCGCGCGTCTCGCGAGACCTCGGCCACGATCGCCAGATCGACAGGATCCTCCATGCATGGAAGAATATCGGTTGTAAGCGGCACTCGCCGGAATTCTTACGCCTATCGTGTCCATGATCGGAGGTTCCCTATGTCCATGACCGCGCACAACGCGAAGTCCATCGTCGGAGAGCCCGAGGTCGTCGAGGACGCCATCGCCCTGGCCGCCGGGGTCGAGGAGTCGCCCGCCTGGCAGAGCCTCAAGGCCGCAGCATCCGCTCTGCAGCCCCTCCAGATCAAGGACGGCTCGATTCCGGATGCCGCGGCCCACGTCGACGCGCGTGCACACGTCGAGGCGATCATCGCCGCGATCGACGAGCTGCGCCCCCGGTTCCCTCACGACGCGGAGTACCTCGAGGCGTCCATGCGCGACTTCGGTCGATGGATGGCGGAGGGCTTCGGCGTTCCGGACTTCCTGGACTCGCTCGTGGCGTTCCAGCCGCAGCAGCACCGGGTCGACGGCATCCGTCATCTCGCCGTCTTCCCGATGTACACGCAGAACGGGTCATCCGACCGCCACGTCGAAGCCGTGCTCGTCGAGGTGATCTGGCCCGACTTCATCGCGGAGCTCGAGACCGAGTACACGAACAGGCTGTTCGTGTCGCTGCGCTTCCTCGACTTCACGCCCGGCTACGACACCAATTCGGCGGTGCTGTTCCCCGAGACGGTGGCGATGCGCGAGATCCCCTCGTTCACGTGGGGCGCGATCTTCCAGGACCGCGAGGCCGCACGGTACCGGCGCGTCGTGCGCGCGGCATCCGAGATCACGAAGCTCGACCTCCCCGCCGACGCGGCGCGCATGCTCGACGACCAGGCGCTGACCGAGAAGACGTTCGTGATGTGGGACATCATCCACGACCGGACGCACATGCGCGGCGACCTTCCCTTCGACCCGTTCATGATCAAGCAGCGGATGCCGTTCTTCCTGTACTCGCTGGAAGAGCTGCGCTGCGACCTGACGGCGTACCGCGAGTGCGTCGCGATCGAGAAGCGGCTCTCGGCGAAGTCTGCTGCCGAGCCTGCCGAGGCGCTCTCGGCGGCCGAGGCCGAGATGCTCGAGCACGCCAAGCTCGTTCAGTACGCGGTGATCTTCGACCGCATCTTCCGCTTCGCCATCACCGGCTCGCGCGTGCGCAACTACGACGGACTCGGCGGGCAGCTGCTGTTCGCGTGGCTGCACCAGCGCGGCGTGCTGCACTGGACCGACACCGCGCTCGCGTTCGACTGGGACGAGGTGCCCGCAGCGGTCGTCGCCCTCGCCGACACGATCGACGAGCTCTACTGGCGCTCGATCGACCGCCCGAAGACGGCGCACTGGCTGGCCGCGTACGACCTCGTGCGGGGCACGCTCACGCCGAACCCGGCGTCGCAGTGGGCGCGCGGCCTGTCCGACGAGATCCTCGCCGGCGCGCCGAAGGGCTACACCGACGCGGTGATGGACGACGAGTTCCCGCTGTCGATGTTCTTCGAGGCGCTCGACAAGAAGATGAAGCCGGTCATCGAGTCCACCGCGGGTGTGACGGGCGCGGATGCCTGAGTCCGGCGTCGCGGGCCGGCTGGTCCTGATCGCGGGCGCGACGAGCGCCTCCGGCCTCGCGGCGACGCGCACCCTGGTCTCGGCCGGGGCGCGGGTCGTCGCGGTCGGGCGCGATGCCGGCAGGCTCCGGCCCCTGGCGGACGCCGGGGCGCGCGCCGAGGCGTGCGACCTGACCGACGAGGCCGCCGTCGTGGCGCTCGCCGAACGCGTGCACGCGAGCGACGGCGCGGTCGACGGCGTCCTGCACCTCGTCGGCGGCTGGCGCGGGGGCGGCGGGCTGGCAGGGCAGACGGATGCCGACTACCGCTTCCTCGAAGGATCGTTCACCGCGCTGCGGCACGTCAGCCGCGCGTTCGACGCGGATCTGCGGGCCTCATCCGCCGGTCGCCTCGCCGTCGTCTCGTCGACGGCCGTCGCACGGCCGCTCGCGGGCGGCGCCAACTACGCCGCCGTGAAGGCCGCCACCGAGGCCTGGACCAGGGCGGTCGCGCAGGGCTTCGCGAAGGACGCCCGGGACTCCGGGGAGTCGCCGGCCGCGGCATCCGTCGTCTTCCGCGTGAAGGCGCTCGAAGGCCTCGAGGACACACTCGCCCAGCGGTTCGCCGACCTGTGGGATGCCGACCCGGCCGAGGTGAACGACACCGTCATCGACCTCTCCTCCGTACCGAACTCAGGATGAGAACGTCCGCGAGCGGTCACGCCCGGCATCATTCCGGCGATGGAGCGGCGGCTGGACCGCGGCGGTCCTGAGTCCGGTACACCGGGCCGCCGGGCCGCCGGGCCGCCGCCGGCACGAACTAGATTGGACACCCGTGACCACGATCCACGACCCGAACCTGCGCGGCTTCGCCTCCGACAACTACTCCGGCATCCACCCGGAGGTGCTCGCGGCCATCGCCGCCGCGAACGACGGCCACCAGGTCGCGTACGGCGAGGACGTCTACACCGAGCGCCTTCAGCAGGTCATGGCCGGCCACTTCGGCGACGGGGTCGAGGCCTTCCCGGTGTTCAACGGCACCGGAGCGAATGTCGTCGGGCTGCAGTCGATGCTCCCCCGCTGGGGCGCCGTGATCTCGGCCTCGACCGCGCACATCAACGTCGACGAGGGCGGTGCGCCCGAGCGCGTGGGCGGGATCAAGATCCTCCACGTGCCCACCGACGACGGCAAGCTGACCCCCGAGCTGATCGACCGCGAGGCCTGGGGCTGGGGCGACGAGCACCGCGCGCAGCCGCTCGTGGTCTCGATCACGCAGTCCACCGAGCTGGGCACGCTGTACACGGCGGATGAGATCCGCGCGATCGCCGACCACGCGCACGGTCACGGCATGCGCCTGCACATGGACGGCTCGCGCATCTCGAATGCGGCGGCCTCGCTGGGTCTGCCGCTGCGCGAGTTCACACGCGACGCCGGCGTCGATGTGCTGAGCTTCGGCGGCACCAAGAACGGGGCGATGCTCGGCGAGGCGATCGTCGTGCTCGAGCCCGCGGCATCCACCGGTCTCATCTACCTGCGCAAGCTCGACATGCAGCTCGCCTCGAAGATGCGGTTCGTGTCGGCCCAGCTCGTCGCCCTGCTCGAGGGCGACCTGTGGCTGCGCAACGCTACGCATTCCAACGCGATGGCGCAGCGGCTTCGCAGGGGCGTCGAGGCGGGGCTGGCCGACGGCTCGATCCGCGGGGTGTCGTTCACGCAGCCGACGCAGGCGAACGGCGTGTTCGCGACCCTGCCCGACGGCGTCGCCGATCGGCTGCGCTCGTCGTTCCGGTTCTACGACTGGGATGCCGCGCGCAACGAGGTGCGATGGATGTGCTCGTTCGACACGAGCGAGAACGACATCGACGCCTTCCTCGCGGCGATCGCCCGCGAGACCTCGGCCTGACGCGGCGCCGCGGCGTACTGCGCTTCGCAGGAGGAATCCTCTACGCAGGATGATCCGGTGAGGAATCCTCCTGCGAGCGGGAGATCTCCTGCGAGGCGGCGGAGCGTGAAGCCCCGCCGGCGCTGAGCCGGGCGGCTCAGCGTTCGGCGCTTCGCAGGAGAAATCCGCTCCGCAGGAGAAATCCGCTCCGGAGGACGATCCGGTGAGGAATCCTCCTGCGAACGGGAGATCTCCTGCGAAGCGCCTCGGGCTCAGTGCTCGGCGTGCTCGAGGCTCTCGACTTCGGTGGTGTCGGGCTCCCCGGCGTCGTCGCTGCCGGCCTCGTCTGAGGAAGCGGATGCCTCGCCCTCGACGTCGTCGGCGTCGTCGGCAGAGTCCGTGACCTCGGCTTCGAACTCGGCCTCGTCCGCGTCGACCTCGTCCGCGTCGGCAGCGTCGGCAGCGTCGACCTCGTCCGCGTCGGCAGCGTCGTCCTCGTCCGCGTCGGCGGCGTCGGCGGCGTCGGCGGCGTCGGCGGCGTCCGCGTCGGCGGCTCCGGCCGTGTCCTCGTCCGCGGCGGCGTCGTAGACCTCGGCCTCGTCCTCGTCCTCGACCTCGGCCTCGACCGCGTCGTCGCCCTCTTCGAACTCAGGGTCCTGCGCCGGCTCGGCGGCCCCGGGTGCGTCAGCCCGGTCGAGATGCTCGGCGTCGACGTCGTCGACGTGCAGCACGTGCTCGATGGGCGCTCCTGCGGCGACCTGGAACTCGGCGGCGGCGTGGGCCGCGGCATCCGGGCGGATCATCTCCTTGACCTCGGCCATGAAGCTGGTGAGCTGGTGCTGCTGCCAGCGCAGCTGGCGGGTGCGGTCCTCGGCGTCGCGCAGCACACCCTGGGAGTGCGTCGTGACCAGGTCGATGATGCGCTGCGCCTTGATGTGCGCCTGATCCAGGTGCTCGCGCGCCCGGACGCTCGCGTCGGCCTCGATCTGCTGGGCCTGCGCTCGCTGGAGGCGCTCGAAGTCCTCCGCCTTCGCCGACACGCGCTGGGCGTGATCGAGTGACGCGGCGACCTGGTCGTTCGCGTCCTGCGTGATGCGCTCGGCGTGCGCGACGGCCTGGTTGTGCAGCACGAGGAACTCCTGCTGCGCGTCGTCCTGGCGGCGGGTCAGCGACGCCTCGAAGTCGAGCGCGCGGACGCGCAGCTCGCGCACCGCCTCCTCGGCCTCGGTGCGTGCGTCGGTGGTCTCGCGGGCGACCATCGAGCGCAGCGCGGCGGCGCCCTTCTCGGCCTCCGAGCGGATGGCGGCGGCTTCGCGCTCCGCCTGCGACACCTTCTCGGCGGCGTGCGCGGCCTCGCGCGCGAGCTGCGCCTCGTGGGCGGTGAGCTCCGTGTCGATGCGCAGGCGCACCTGCTGCGCCTCGTGCTGCGCCTGCGACAGGATGCCGTCGGCCTCGGCCTGCGCGTCCTTGCGGCGGTTCTCGATCTCGGCGCGGGTCGCCTCGAGCAGGCGCTCCCCCTGGACCGTGGCGTTTCGCAGGAGCACACCCGCCTGCTCCTCGGCGACGCGCAGGACCTCCTCGAACTGCTGGCCGTTCGGCGTGGAGTCGGCGGTGCCGACGAGCTCCTCGGTCAGCGCCTCGACGCGCTGTTCCGCCGCGGCGGCGCGGGCGCGGGTGGCACCGAGCTCGGCCTCGAGCGCGGCGATGGCGTCACGGCTCTCGGCGCCGGCCGCCGCGACAGCGGCTGCGACACCTTCGACGGCCTCGAGGCGCTCGCGCTGGGCGGACTCGAGCTCGACCTCGAGGGCAGCGAGCTTCTCACGACTCTGCGAGACGACGGTGCTGGCGCGGCGCTGGTTCTGCTTGAGGGTCGACACCTGCTCGGCAGCGGCGCGGGCGCGCGCCTCGAGCTCGGCGACAGCAGCATCCACCTCGTCCTTGTCATACCCGCGGAAGGCCGTCGCGAAGGCGGGGCCGGCGGTCGTCTGACCGGCGAGCAGCCGTTCGAAAGTCGAGTCCTCGGCCGGGTTCTTCCGG
This window of the Microbacterium sp. SSM24 genome carries:
- a CDS encoding DivIVA domain-containing protein, translating into MSDNGAPARKNPAEDSTFERLLAGQTTAGPAFATAFRGYDKDEVDAAVAELEARARAAAEQVSTLKQNQRRASTVVSQSREKLAALEVELESAQRERLEAVEGVAAAVAAAGAESRDAIAALEAELGATRARAAAAEQRVEALTEELVGTADSTPNGQQFEEVLRVAEEQAGVLLRNATVQGERLLEATRAEIENRRKDAQAEADGILSQAQHEAQQVRLRIDTELTAHEAQLAREAAHAAEKVSQAEREAAAIRSEAEKGAAALRSMVARETTDARTEAEEAVRELRVRALDFEASLTRRQDDAQQEFLVLHNQAVAHAERITQDANDQVAASLDHAQRVSAKAEDFERLQRAQAQQIEADASVRAREHLDQAHIKAQRIIDLVTTHSQGVLRDAEDRTRQLRWQQHQLTSFMAEVKEMIRPDAAAHAAAEFQVAAGAPIEHVLHVDDVDAEHLDRADAPGAAEPAQDPEFEEGDDAVEAEVEDEDEAEVYDAAADEDTAGAADADAADAADAADAADADEDDAADADEVDAADAADADEVDADEAEFEAEVTDSADDADDVEGEASASSDEAGSDDAGEPDTTEVESLEHAEH